A single Nomia melanderi isolate GNS246 chromosome 13, iyNomMela1, whole genome shotgun sequence DNA region contains:
- the LOC116433502 gene encoding uncharacterized protein LOC116433502 isoform X4 yields MSITPNSELLTEAAGVKIFMTRLSKGECSSNVLSITGKIRITLEKIKEAKSCGFHLTKSKWDPYPWISCVETGSIADVGGLRAGDCLVSIDGKDLIGLRIKEIAARIHQHQEQNIDIFVWRYITEEEEQTEAGIIMKGPLPDVAKKLANAVSGVVKALECPICLESSLPPVSQCVHGHIICVGCRPRTSRCPVCRVRLGQENQRWSLRDRLFGKNSKITPSEKSKSSGAILKARQLLLSKLFLGGTEKAASADNLTTVSNEISNINETTTNSLKFEECMRLCDRTKSASTGELSKETLKNVMNDRLENDSPARMSSTISLMSNVPPTPIWEGSMDSVSCTQIVCPFFKQYDCRDIIMSDLILQHLSEVHEVPHVHFYSTPVQIPLPLPFGINAVYVLHYGGDLFFLQYEQEAVWMSCAMGGRNAWEWTLHGQGENGTEIKMRRNVASLEIPVTVSSQHIAPLPNSLSLHTLGIQLREYRLHEQSGV; encoded by the exons ATGTCTATTACACCTAATTCAGAATTATTGACTGAAGCGGCAGGCGTTAAGATCTTTATGACACGTTTATCAAAAGGAGAATGTTCATCAAATGTACTTTCAATCACGGGAAAAATTCGTATAAcattagaaaagataaaagaagcCAAGTCTTGTGGATTTCATCTGACAAAATCAAAATGGGATCCTTATCCTTGGATAAGTTGCGTCGAAACTGGTAGCATCGCGGATGTGGGCGGTCTTAG GGCTGGCGACTGTTTAGTGAGTATCGATGGAAAAGATTTAATAGgattaagaataaaagaaattgcgGCGCGCATTCACCAACATCAGGAACAAAACATAGATATATTTGTTTGGAGGTATATTACCGAGGAAGAAGAACAGACAGAagcaggaataattatgaaaggaCCCCTACCCGATGTTGCAAAGAAACTTGCAAACGCGGTATCTGGAGTA GTGAAAGCTTTAGAATGTCCAATTTGCTTGGAGAGTTCACTGCCCCCAGTCTCCCAGTGTGTTCACGGACACATTATTTGCGTAGGATGCAGACCAAGGACATCCCGTTGTCCAGTTTGCAGAGTTAGATTGGGTCAAG AAAATCAACGTTGGAGTCTCCGAGATCGTCTTTTTGGCAAAAATAGCAAAATCACGCCATCAGAAAAGTCAAAAAGTAGCGGTGCAATTCTGAAAGCACGACAATTATTGTTGAGTAAATTATTCCTTGGCGGGACAGAGAAAGCTGCTTCAGCGGATAATTTGACAACggtttccaatgaaatatccaatatcaatgaaacgacgacCAACAGTTTAAAATTCGAAGAATGTATGAGATTATGCGATCGCACCAAGTCTGCAAGCACAGGAGAATTATCAAAGGAAACGCTGAAAAATGTTATGAACGATCGTTTAGAAAATGATAGTCCTGCTAGAATGTCAAGCACTATCAGTTTAATGTCCAATGTGCCTCCTACACCAATTTGGGAAGGTTCAATGGACTCTGTATCTTGTACACAAATAGTATGCCCTTTTTTCAAACAATACGACTGTAGAGATATCATTATGTCTGACTTAATATTGCAACACTTGAGTGAAGTTCATGAAGTGCCCCATGTACATTTTTATTCCACTCCTGTACAGATTCCATTACCACTTCCTTTTGGCATTAATGCTGTTTATGTATTGCATTATGGTGGAGACCTTTTTTTCTTACAG TATGAACAGGAAGCTGTCTGGATGTCGTGTGCAATGGGAGGAAGAAATGCATGGGAATGGACTTTGCACGGCCAAGGAGAAAACGGAACCGAGATAAAAATGCGAAGAAACGTCGCCAGTCTTGAAATCCCCGTGACTGTATCATCACAGCATATTGCACCGTTACCAAACTCATTGTCATTGCACACATTAGGCATTCAGTTAAGAGAGTACCGCTTACACGAACAGTCGGGTGTATGA
- the LOC116433502 gene encoding uncharacterized protein LOC116433502 isoform X3, which produces MTRLSKGECSSNVLSITGKIRITLEKIKEAKSCGFHLTKSKWDPYPWISCVETGSIADVGGLRAGDCLVSIDGKDLIGLRIKEIAARIHQHQEQNIDIFVWRYITEEEEQTEAGIIMKGPLPDVAKKLANAVSGVVKALECPICLESSLPPVSQCVHGHIICVGCRPRTSRCPVCRVRLGQGRCLLADKLCKVFKDTFDIKDDLYDNIENQRWSLRDRLFGKNSKITPSEKSKSSGAILKARQLLLSKLFLGGTEKAASADNLTTVSNEISNINETTTNSLKFEECMRLCDRTKSASTGELSKETLKNVMNDRLENDSPARMSSTISLMSNVPPTPIWEGSMDSVSCTQIVCPFFKQYDCRDIIMSDLILQHLSEVHEVPHVHFYSTPVQIPLPLPFGINAVYVLHYGGDLFFLQYEQEAVWMSCAMGGRNAWEWTLHGQGENGTEIKMRRNVASLEIPVTVSSQHIAPLPNSLSLHTLGIQLREYRLHEQSGV; this is translated from the exons ATGACACGTTTATCAAAAGGAGAATGTTCATCAAATGTACTTTCAATCACGGGAAAAATTCGTATAAcattagaaaagataaaagaagcCAAGTCTTGTGGATTTCATCTGACAAAATCAAAATGGGATCCTTATCCTTGGATAAGTTGCGTCGAAACTGGTAGCATCGCGGATGTGGGCGGTCTTAG GGCTGGCGACTGTTTAGTGAGTATCGATGGAAAAGATTTAATAGgattaagaataaaagaaattgcgGCGCGCATTCACCAACATCAGGAACAAAACATAGATATATTTGTTTGGAGGTATATTACCGAGGAAGAAGAACAGACAGAagcaggaataattatgaaaggaCCCCTACCCGATGTTGCAAAGAAACTTGCAAACGCGGTATCTGGAGTA GTGAAAGCTTTAGAATGTCCAATTTGCTTGGAGAGTTCACTGCCCCCAGTCTCCCAGTGTGTTCACGGACACATTATTTGCGTAGGATGCAGACCAAGGACATCCCGTTGTCCAGTTTGCAGAGTTAGATTGGGTCAAGGTCGATGTTTGCTAGCAGATAAACTTTGTAAGGTGTTCAAAGATACATTCGACATAAAGGATgatttatatgataatatagAAAATCAACGTTGGAGTCTCCGAGATCGTCTTTTTGGCAAAAATAGCAAAATCACGCCATCAGAAAAGTCAAAAAGTAGCGGTGCAATTCTGAAAGCACGACAATTATTGTTGAGTAAATTATTCCTTGGCGGGACAGAGAAAGCTGCTTCAGCGGATAATTTGACAACggtttccaatgaaatatccaatatcaatgaaacgacgacCAACAGTTTAAAATTCGAAGAATGTATGAGATTATGCGATCGCACCAAGTCTGCAAGCACAGGAGAATTATCAAAGGAAACGCTGAAAAATGTTATGAACGATCGTTTAGAAAATGATAGTCCTGCTAGAATGTCAAGCACTATCAGTTTAATGTCCAATGTGCCTCCTACACCAATTTGGGAAGGTTCAATGGACTCTGTATCTTGTACACAAATAGTATGCCCTTTTTTCAAACAATACGACTGTAGAGATATCATTATGTCTGACTTAATATTGCAACACTTGAGTGAAGTTCATGAAGTGCCCCATGTACATTTTTATTCCACTCCTGTACAGATTCCATTACCACTTCCTTTTGGCATTAATGCTGTTTATGTATTGCATTATGGTGGAGACCTTTTTTTCTTACAG TATGAACAGGAAGCTGTCTGGATGTCGTGTGCAATGGGAGGAAGAAATGCATGGGAATGGACTTTGCACGGCCAAGGAGAAAACGGAACCGAGATAAAAATGCGAAGAAACGTCGCCAGTCTTGAAATCCCCGTGACTGTATCATCACAGCATATTGCACCGTTACCAAACTCATTGTCATTGCACACATTAGGCATTCAGTTAAGAGAGTACCGCTTACACGAACAGTCGGGTGTATGA
- the Nelf-A gene encoding negative elongation factor A isoform X2 encodes MLSEAMKTFPSTGSLNTDITDLDEHRPIFGELVNDLRKLLKKQNDPAMLPLECHYLNKTALTSVVGQQPTPVKHFTLKRKPKSAALRAELLQKSTDAANNLKKSTAPTVPVRSRGMPRKMTDTTPLKGIPSRVPTSGFRSPSLTSSSMSNRTPLSSRIRKDGGIKLLDINEQPIGYAQAKKRKRMMEIEEQQKKVAEAQAAAAAAASTATTTTETSTTPEYAQGLASINPPATPITPVVASVQPYATPTTLSGASTVTTPQTPTTPTTPTTPSTVLPITTPTVITPIESTPVGVQTVRPAQTVTQIRIQTTAQPANAAANTRKGLSLTREQMLEAQEMFRTANKVTRPEKALILGFMAGSRDNPCPKLGNIVTVMLSENIEEVTQPDGTTVSMLVETHFQMNYTNGEWKRIKKNRRIVTEESTSTATPAPSATATASN; translated from the exons ATGTTATCCGAAGCGATGAAGACCTTTCCATCTACGGGTTCTTTGAACACTGACATCACAGACTTGGATGAACATAGACCTATTTTTGGAGAGCTAGTCAACGACCTCAGAAAACTTCTAAAAAAGCAAAATGACCCAGCAATGCTTCCATTAGAATGTCATTATCTTAATAAGACTGCACTTACTTCTGTGGTTGGCCAACAACCAACACCAGTTAAGCATTTCACATTGAAAAGGAAACCAAAAAGTGCTGCTTTAAGAGCAGAGCTACTTCAGAAGAGTACTGATGcggcgaacaatttaaaaaagagTACTGCACCCACAGTACCTGTGAGGAGTAGAGGTATGCCCAGGAAAATGACTGACACAA CACCATTGAAAGGAATTCCAAGTAGAGTTCCAACAAGTGGTTTTCGATCACCGTCTCTCACAAGTTCTTCAATGTCTAATAGAACGCCTCTTAGTAGTAGGATTCGTAAAGACGGCGGTATTAAATTACTGGACATTAATGAGCAACCAATTGGATATGCTCAGGcaaagaaacgaaagagaatgaTGGAAATAGAAGAACAACAAAAGAAGGTTGCAGAAGCTCAAGCAGCTGCAGCTGCTGCTGCATCGACAGCGACAACAACAACAGAAACGTCGACTACTCCGGAGTATGCTCAAGGATTAGCCTCTATAAATCCACCAGCTACGCCAATTACCCCGGTGGTAGCATCTGTACAGCCTTATGCGACGCCTACTACTCTAAGTGGAGCATCAACAGTAACTACCCCCCAAACTC CCACAACTCCAACTACACCTACAACTCCAAGTACAGTACTACCAATCACAACACCGACGGTTATTACACCGATAGAAAGCACACCTGTCGGAGTGCAAACCGTTAGACCAGCGCAAACCGTTACGCAGATTCGCATACAAACTACCGCACAACCGGCCAATGCGGCTGCTAATACAAGAAAGGGTCTATCTCTCACG CGAGAACAAATGTTGGAAGCACAAGAAATGTTTAGAACAGCTAATAAAGTTACTAGGCCAGAGAAGGCTCTTATTTTAGGTTTCATGGCTGGCTCCAGGG ataatCCATGTCCGAAACTGGGAAATATAGTTACAGTAATgctatcagaaaatattgaagaagtAACGCAACCAGATGGAACAACGGTGTCGATGCTGGTTGAAACGCATTTCCAAATGAATTACACAAATGGCGAATGGAAGAGGATAAAAAAGAATCGCCGAATTGTAACAGAAGAATCTACATCTACTGCGACACCAGCTCCCAGTGCAACTGCTACGGCTtccaactaa
- the Nelf-A gene encoding negative elongation factor A isoform X1 yields MHEANDSNMANVRDSDTSLWLHNKLGTSNDSWTGSSICSQLNAEVLRNIKDCFPDLQTQVKLKLLLSFFHIPRRNVEEWRVELEEIIEVASLDSELWVSMLSEAMKTFPSTGSLNTDITDLDEHRPIFGELVNDLRKLLKKQNDPAMLPLECHYLNKTALTSVVGQQPTPVKHFTLKRKPKSAALRAELLQKSTDAANNLKKSTAPTVPVRSRGMPRKMTDTTPLKGIPSRVPTSGFRSPSLTSSSMSNRTPLSSRIRKDGGIKLLDINEQPIGYAQAKKRKRMMEIEEQQKKVAEAQAAAAAAASTATTTTETSTTPEYAQGLASINPPATPITPVVASVQPYATPTTLSGASTVTTPQTPTTPTTPTTPSTVLPITTPTVITPIESTPVGVQTVRPAQTVTQIRIQTTAQPANAAANTRKGLSLTREQMLEAQEMFRTANKVTRPEKALILGFMAGSRDNPCPKLGNIVTVMLSENIEEVTQPDGTTVSMLVETHFQMNYTNGEWKRIKKNRRIVTEESTSTATPAPSATATASN; encoded by the exons ATGCATGAAGCAAACGACTCCAATATGGCGAATGTGAGGGATAGTGATACGTCGTTGTGGCTTCATAACAAGCTTGGAACGTCAAATGATAGCTGGACTGGAAGTTCAATTTGTTCACAACTCAATGCAGAAGTATTACGGAATATCAAAGATTGTTTTCCAGATCTTCAAACGCAAGTTAAACTTAAGTTACTACTTTCGTTCTTTCACATACCGAGACGGAATGTTGAGGAG TGGCGCGTTGAACTGGAAGAAATTATTGAGGTGGCATCCCTCGATAGTGAGCTATGGGTATCAATGTTATCCGAAGCGATGAAGACCTTTCCATCTACGGGTTCTTTGAACACTGACATCACAGACTTGGATGAACATAGACCTATTTTTGGAGAGCTAGTCAACGACCTCAGAAAACTTCTAAAAAAGCAAAATGACCCAGCAATGCTTCCATTAGAATGTCATTATCTTAATAAGACTGCACTTACTTCTGTGGTTGGCCAACAACCAACACCAGTTAAGCATTTCACATTGAAAAGGAAACCAAAAAGTGCTGCTTTAAGAGCAGAGCTACTTCAGAAGAGTACTGATGcggcgaacaatttaaaaaagagTACTGCACCCACAGTACCTGTGAGGAGTAGAGGTATGCCCAGGAAAATGACTGACACAA CACCATTGAAAGGAATTCCAAGTAGAGTTCCAACAAGTGGTTTTCGATCACCGTCTCTCACAAGTTCTTCAATGTCTAATAGAACGCCTCTTAGTAGTAGGATTCGTAAAGACGGCGGTATTAAATTACTGGACATTAATGAGCAACCAATTGGATATGCTCAGGcaaagaaacgaaagagaatgaTGGAAATAGAAGAACAACAAAAGAAGGTTGCAGAAGCTCAAGCAGCTGCAGCTGCTGCTGCATCGACAGCGACAACAACAACAGAAACGTCGACTACTCCGGAGTATGCTCAAGGATTAGCCTCTATAAATCCACCAGCTACGCCAATTACCCCGGTGGTAGCATCTGTACAGCCTTATGCGACGCCTACTACTCTAAGTGGAGCATCAACAGTAACTACCCCCCAAACTC CCACAACTCCAACTACACCTACAACTCCAAGTACAGTACTACCAATCACAACACCGACGGTTATTACACCGATAGAAAGCACACCTGTCGGAGTGCAAACCGTTAGACCAGCGCAAACCGTTACGCAGATTCGCATACAAACTACCGCACAACCGGCCAATGCGGCTGCTAATACAAGAAAGGGTCTATCTCTCACG CGAGAACAAATGTTGGAAGCACAAGAAATGTTTAGAACAGCTAATAAAGTTACTAGGCCAGAGAAGGCTCTTATTTTAGGTTTCATGGCTGGCTCCAGGG ataatCCATGTCCGAAACTGGGAAATATAGTTACAGTAATgctatcagaaaatattgaagaagtAACGCAACCAGATGGAACAACGGTGTCGATGCTGGTTGAAACGCATTTCCAAATGAATTACACAAATGGCGAATGGAAGAGGATAAAAAAGAATCGCCGAATTGTAACAGAAGAATCTACATCTACTGCGACACCAGCTCCCAGTGCAACTGCTACGGCTtccaactaa
- the p53 gene encoding p53, which yields MTNSNGFSDSQESALLDDDAFSELQREIGSNTLPLLTENMMEDEIDEKYDLTNLTQQYIGEEQVKSNESPEYYPEPETGAPIREEFAGCYDFQFSLANQDFSKYWVYSQILRKVFINMDETLPLRFKWDPPEDGLFLRTTMVFSLDQYASDPVKRCHNHMALNNVNNRDVDPRVIKHVVRCLDHSSMYEERNEHLSVLTPLRTPQAGSQYVLMNFKFLCKNSCPSGMNRRPTELIFTLENHKKTVLGRRRLPVRVCSCPKRDKKKEESEVTDTPPEPKKKRKLCVPIGKKMMPSCDTHVFNVQLNIVGKENYLAVLKYAYDIMAGQAARTGQYEFFKPYMDSILRNTP from the exons ATGACCAATTCAAACGGATTCTCAGATTCACAAGAATCAGCTTTGCTTGATGATGATGCTTTTTCGGAACTGCAGCGAGAAAT CGGAAGCAATACGTTACCGTTATTAACAGAGAACATGATGGAAGatgaaattgatgaaaaatatGACTTAACTAACTTAACACAACAATACATAGGAGAAGAACAAGTAAAAAGTAATGAATCTCCTGAATATTATCCAGAACCAGAAACTGGAGCTCCTATAAGAGAAGAATTTGCTGGTTGttatgattttcaattttcattagcTAATCAAGATTTTAGCAAATATTGGGTT taTTCTCAAATACTGAGAaaggtatttattaatatgGATGAAACACTGCCATTACGTTTCAAGTGGGATCCACCTGAGGATGGTTTATTCTTGCGTACTACTATGGTTTTTAGTTTAGATCAATATGCAAGTGATCCGGTTAAAAGGTGTCATAACCATATGGCATTAAACAATGTAAACAATCGAGATGTAGATCCACGAGTTATTAAACATGTTGTGCGTTGTTTAGATCATTCTAGCATGTATGAAGAAAGAAATGAACATCTGTCTGTTTTGACGCCTCTTCGTACACCACAAGCTGGCTCACAGTATGTGCTAATGAATTTCAAGTTTTTATGCAAGAATAGTTGTCCATCTGGCATGAATCGTAGACCCacagaattaatttttactttggaGAATCACAAAAAAACGGTACTCGGTAGACGTAGACTTCCTGTTAGAGTTTGTAGTTGTCCAAAAagagataaaaagaaagaagaatcagAAGTAACAGACACGCCGCCTGAgccaaagaaaaaaaggaagctaTGCGTACCAATTGGTAAAAAAATGATGCCTTCCTGCGATACGCATGTTTTTAATGTCCAGTTGAATATAGTTggaaaagaaaactatttagCAGTATTAAAATATGCATACGATATTATGGCCGGCCAAGCGGCACGGACTGGTcaatatgaatttttcaaaccaTACATGGACAGTATATTACGTAATACCCCATGA
- the LOC116433502 gene encoding uncharacterized protein LOC116433502 isoform X1: MSITPNSELLTEAAGVKIFMTRLSKGECSSNVLSITGKIRITLEKIKEAKSCGFHLTKSKWDPYPWISCVETGSIADVGGLRAGDCLVSIDGKDLIGLRIKEIAARIHQHQEQNIDIFVWRYITEEEEQTEAGIIMKGPLPDVAKKLANAVSGVVKALECPICLESSLPPVSQCVHGHIICVGCRPRTSRCPVCRVRLGQGRCLLADKLCKVFKDTFDIKDDLYDNIENQRWSLRDRLFGKNSKITPSEKSKSSGAILKARQLLLSKLFLGGTEKAASADNLTTVSNEISNINETTTNSLKFEECMRLCDRTKSASTGELSKETLKNVMNDRLENDSPARMSSTISLMSNVPPTPIWEGSMDSVSCTQIVCPFFKQYDCRDIIMSDLILQHLSEVHEVPHVHFYSTPVQIPLPLPFGINAVYVLHYGGDLFFLQYEQEAVWMSCAMGGRNAWEWTLHGQGENGTEIKMRRNVASLEIPVTVSSQHIAPLPNSLSLHTLGIQLREYRLHEQSGV, translated from the exons ATGTCTATTACACCTAATTCAGAATTATTGACTGAAGCGGCAGGCGTTAAGATCTTTATGACACGTTTATCAAAAGGAGAATGTTCATCAAATGTACTTTCAATCACGGGAAAAATTCGTATAAcattagaaaagataaaagaagcCAAGTCTTGTGGATTTCATCTGACAAAATCAAAATGGGATCCTTATCCTTGGATAAGTTGCGTCGAAACTGGTAGCATCGCGGATGTGGGCGGTCTTAG GGCTGGCGACTGTTTAGTGAGTATCGATGGAAAAGATTTAATAGgattaagaataaaagaaattgcgGCGCGCATTCACCAACATCAGGAACAAAACATAGATATATTTGTTTGGAGGTATATTACCGAGGAAGAAGAACAGACAGAagcaggaataattatgaaaggaCCCCTACCCGATGTTGCAAAGAAACTTGCAAACGCGGTATCTGGAGTA GTGAAAGCTTTAGAATGTCCAATTTGCTTGGAGAGTTCACTGCCCCCAGTCTCCCAGTGTGTTCACGGACACATTATTTGCGTAGGATGCAGACCAAGGACATCCCGTTGTCCAGTTTGCAGAGTTAGATTGGGTCAAGGTCGATGTTTGCTAGCAGATAAACTTTGTAAGGTGTTCAAAGATACATTCGACATAAAGGATgatttatatgataatatagAAAATCAACGTTGGAGTCTCCGAGATCGTCTTTTTGGCAAAAATAGCAAAATCACGCCATCAGAAAAGTCAAAAAGTAGCGGTGCAATTCTGAAAGCACGACAATTATTGTTGAGTAAATTATTCCTTGGCGGGACAGAGAAAGCTGCTTCAGCGGATAATTTGACAACggtttccaatgaaatatccaatatcaatgaaacgacgacCAACAGTTTAAAATTCGAAGAATGTATGAGATTATGCGATCGCACCAAGTCTGCAAGCACAGGAGAATTATCAAAGGAAACGCTGAAAAATGTTATGAACGATCGTTTAGAAAATGATAGTCCTGCTAGAATGTCAAGCACTATCAGTTTAATGTCCAATGTGCCTCCTACACCAATTTGGGAAGGTTCAATGGACTCTGTATCTTGTACACAAATAGTATGCCCTTTTTTCAAACAATACGACTGTAGAGATATCATTATGTCTGACTTAATATTGCAACACTTGAGTGAAGTTCATGAAGTGCCCCATGTACATTTTTATTCCACTCCTGTACAGATTCCATTACCACTTCCTTTTGGCATTAATGCTGTTTATGTATTGCATTATGGTGGAGACCTTTTTTTCTTACAG TATGAACAGGAAGCTGTCTGGATGTCGTGTGCAATGGGAGGAAGAAATGCATGGGAATGGACTTTGCACGGCCAAGGAGAAAACGGAACCGAGATAAAAATGCGAAGAAACGTCGCCAGTCTTGAAATCCCCGTGACTGTATCATCACAGCATATTGCACCGTTACCAAACTCATTGTCATTGCACACATTAGGCATTCAGTTAAGAGAGTACCGCTTACACGAACAGTCGGGTGTATGA
- the LOC116433502 gene encoding uncharacterized protein LOC116433502 isoform X2: MSITPNSELLTEAAGVKIFMTRLSKGECSSNVLSITGKIRITLEKIKEAKSCGFHLTKSKWDPYPWISCVETGSIADVGGLRAGDCLVSIDGKDLIGLRIKEIAARIHQHQEQNIDIFVWRYITEEEEQTEAGIIMKGPLPDVAKKLANAVSGVVKALECPICLESSLPPVSQCVHGHIICVGCRPRTSRCPVCRVRLGQGRCLLADKLCKVFKDTFDIKDDLYDNIENQRWSLRDRLFGKNSKITPSEKSKSSGAILKARQLLLSKLFLGGTEKAASADNLTTVSNEISNINETTTNSLKFEECMRLCDRTKSASTGELSKETLKNVMNDRLENDSPARMSSTISLMSNVPPTPIWEGSMDSVSCTQIVCPFFKQYDCRDIIMSDLILQHLSEVHEVPHVHFYSTPVQIPLPLPFGINAVYVLHYGGDLFFLQEAVWMSCAMGGRNAWEWTLHGQGENGTEIKMRRNVASLEIPVTVSSQHIAPLPNSLSLHTLGIQLREYRLHEQSGV; encoded by the exons ATGTCTATTACACCTAATTCAGAATTATTGACTGAAGCGGCAGGCGTTAAGATCTTTATGACACGTTTATCAAAAGGAGAATGTTCATCAAATGTACTTTCAATCACGGGAAAAATTCGTATAAcattagaaaagataaaagaagcCAAGTCTTGTGGATTTCATCTGACAAAATCAAAATGGGATCCTTATCCTTGGATAAGTTGCGTCGAAACTGGTAGCATCGCGGATGTGGGCGGTCTTAG GGCTGGCGACTGTTTAGTGAGTATCGATGGAAAAGATTTAATAGgattaagaataaaagaaattgcgGCGCGCATTCACCAACATCAGGAACAAAACATAGATATATTTGTTTGGAGGTATATTACCGAGGAAGAAGAACAGACAGAagcaggaataattatgaaaggaCCCCTACCCGATGTTGCAAAGAAACTTGCAAACGCGGTATCTGGAGTA GTGAAAGCTTTAGAATGTCCAATTTGCTTGGAGAGTTCACTGCCCCCAGTCTCCCAGTGTGTTCACGGACACATTATTTGCGTAGGATGCAGACCAAGGACATCCCGTTGTCCAGTTTGCAGAGTTAGATTGGGTCAAGGTCGATGTTTGCTAGCAGATAAACTTTGTAAGGTGTTCAAAGATACATTCGACATAAAGGATgatttatatgataatatagAAAATCAACGTTGGAGTCTCCGAGATCGTCTTTTTGGCAAAAATAGCAAAATCACGCCATCAGAAAAGTCAAAAAGTAGCGGTGCAATTCTGAAAGCACGACAATTATTGTTGAGTAAATTATTCCTTGGCGGGACAGAGAAAGCTGCTTCAGCGGATAATTTGACAACggtttccaatgaaatatccaatatcaatgaaacgacgacCAACAGTTTAAAATTCGAAGAATGTATGAGATTATGCGATCGCACCAAGTCTGCAAGCACAGGAGAATTATCAAAGGAAACGCTGAAAAATGTTATGAACGATCGTTTAGAAAATGATAGTCCTGCTAGAATGTCAAGCACTATCAGTTTAATGTCCAATGTGCCTCCTACACCAATTTGGGAAGGTTCAATGGACTCTGTATCTTGTACACAAATAGTATGCCCTTTTTTCAAACAATACGACTGTAGAGATATCATTATGTCTGACTTAATATTGCAACACTTGAGTGAAGTTCATGAAGTGCCCCATGTACATTTTTATTCCACTCCTGTACAGATTCCATTACCACTTCCTTTTGGCATTAATGCTGTTTATGTATTGCATTATGGTGGAGACCTTTTTTTCTTACAG GAAGCTGTCTGGATGTCGTGTGCAATGGGAGGAAGAAATGCATGGGAATGGACTTTGCACGGCCAAGGAGAAAACGGAACCGAGATAAAAATGCGAAGAAACGTCGCCAGTCTTGAAATCCCCGTGACTGTATCATCACAGCATATTGCACCGTTACCAAACTCATTGTCATTGCACACATTAGGCATTCAGTTAAGAGAGTACCGCTTACACGAACAGTCGGGTGTATGA
- the Tpx-3 gene encoding thioredoxin peroxidase 3, translating into MFRFLTSLRPQVYKAATILSSTETKNQILVKNARSICASSQLFCCRPLVQKPAPDFSGTAVVNGDFKEIKLSDYKGKYVVLFFYPLDFTFVCPTELIAFSERISEFKALNAQVIGVSTDSHFSHLAWMNTPRKQGGLGGDLGYPLLSDFKKEISSKYNVLLEDSGIALRGLFIIDKEGILRQLSINDLPVGRSVDETLRLIKAFQFVEKHGEVCPANWQPDSKTIKPNPKDSKQYFESVNKA; encoded by the exons atgttCCGATTTTTAACGTCTTTACGTCCACAAGTTTACAAAGCG GCCACTATTCTATCTTCTACAGAAACTAAGAATCAAATACTCGTAAAAAATGCACGCAGTATTTGCGCCAGTTCCCAACTATTTTGCTGTCGACCTCTGGTTCAAAAACCTGCTCCTGATTTCTCCGGAACAGCCGTGGTTAACGGTGATTTCAAGGAAATAAAACTAAGCGATTATAAGGGCAAATACGTTGTCCTTTTCTTTTATCCCTTAGATTT cACATTTGTATGTCCTACTGAGTTAATAGCATTCAGTGAAAGGATCTCGGAGTTCAAAGCTTTGAATGCACAAGTGATCGGAGTATCTACAGATTCTCACTTCAGCCATCTAGCTTGGATGAACACTCCAAGGAAGCAGGGTGGTCTGGGTGGTGATTTAGGCTATCCCCTTCTTAGtgattttaaaaaagaaatatcatcTAAATACAATGTCCTACTCGAAGACTCTGGTATAGCCTTACGTGGATTGTTCATCATAGACAAAGAAGGAATATTGAGACAACTTAGTATAAATGATTTGCCAGTTGGTAGAAGTGTTGACGAAACACTGAGGCTCATCAAGGCTTTCCAATTTGTGGAGAAACACGGGGAAGTGTGTCCTGCTAATTGGCAACCGGATTCAAAGACTATTAAACCGAATCCAAAGGATAGCAAACAGTACTTTGAATCTGTGAATAAAGCATAA